Proteins encoded within one genomic window of uncultured Draconibacterium sp.:
- a CDS encoding response regulator has translation MDTKKTILYVDDEEINLMLFTSILKDRYNIITGTSASEGLEKLNQFPEIQVVFSDMKMPGMNGIEFITQAKKEYCDKIYFLMTGYNVTKEIASAMKQKVFMKYFCKPFDIPEIKSSISEVLD, from the coding sequence ATGGATACAAAAAAGACCATATTATATGTTGATGATGAAGAAATAAACCTTATGTTGTTTACAAGCATTCTAAAAGACAGATACAATATAATTACCGGAACATCTGCCTCTGAAGGTTTAGAGAAATTAAATCAATTTCCTGAAATACAGGTTGTTTTTAGCGACATGAAAATGCCTGGCATGAATGGCATTGAATTTATTACACAGGCCAAAAAAGAATATTGTGATAAAATTTACTTCCTGATGACTGGCTATAATGTTACCAAAGAAATAGCCAGCGCAATGAAGCAAAAAGTCTTCATGAAATATTTTTGTAAACCATTTGATATTCCTGAGATAAAATCCTCAATATCAGAAGTGTTAGATTAA